A region of the Ktedonobacteraceae bacterium genome:
CCCTGAATAATCGCGCTATTCCGCGCCTCCGGCATAGCCAGTGAGCGTGCGACCACTTGCCGCACCTCTTCGACTTTTCCTCGTCGTCGTAGGATGATGGCCAGAAAGGTCAGGCACCGTACCAGCAGGGGAGTGCTTCCAATCTCTTCGGCTAGCTTCATTGCCATGCGCATCTGTTCTTCGGCCTCTTCGAGTTGTTCAGAGAATAGCAGGCCGTTTGCGAGCACAAAGTGGCCGAATCCTATCAAATCCTTATTGCCTGTTTCTAGAACGGTCGCCAACCCTTGACGGCGATACGCGAGCGATTGTTCTGATCCCATGTAGCGATTGCGCCTGCTATCGCGTGCTATCACTGCCTGAAAGAAACGCCCGCGCTGCTCTGCTGTACCATGTTTTTCCACAATGTCCTGGGCTTTTTCGATGATAGCCGTCATTTCATCCACGGAACCACGCAGTGGAAGAAGCTGGTCGATCTGAAGATCAATCCACTCGTTCAACCACTCACTGCTGGATTTATCTTCTGCCTGATCTAAGACTCGCTCTGCTTCTTGAAATATTTGACGTGCATTGTCATTGAACGTATCCAGAGGGTTGTCGGAAGCAAGTTTCCAGGCGACTGCTATCCTGCGTAAGAGGCGGGCTTGCCAGATGTACTCATGCGCCGGTATCCAGTTCATGGCATGTGCATAGGCCTGCCTTGCCTCCTCCTGCCGTCCCGTTATCGCGAAGATTTCCCCCATGGACTTATATATCCAGGCTGCCGTTTCCCAGTACTTCTTCCTCCAGGAATTTCCTATTGTACCTGCTTCAAGTAGGGCAGTGGCTCGTTCAAATGCTGCTAGAGCTTCGGCATTCGCATAAATGCCCATACTATACTCACCGGCACGTCGATAATAAGGAATGGCTCGTTCTGGAAGCCCTGCCTGTTCATAGTGAAATGCAACCTGGCCGCTGACGCCATCCACTTCTTCTTCGAATACTGCTTCAAGCGCTTCCGCGACGCGGCGATGCAGGAGACGCCTGTGGGCCGGACTTAATGCATCATAAGCCTGCTTGCGCAGCTTATCGTGACTAAAGTCATAGGCCTGGTCCATGCTACCACCCTGTTCGCGCACGATATGCCGCTGCCATAATTCATCCAGTCCGTGTACCACCGCGTCCTCGCTCTCCCCGCTCGCTTTTACGAGAACATCGAATGTAAAGGCGCGCCCGATAACGGCTGCGACATTTGCTATTTCACGGGCAAGTGGGGAAAGTTGCGCGAGTCGAGCTGCCAGCACACTCTGGACGGTGGGTGGAAGCGTTGAAGCTGCCTGTGAAAGAAGTGCGAGTGAACTTCTGGCGCTAGATTGTTCTTTTTCATTTTGTTCCAATGTCCCTGCTCGCGCCATTTCCACCACGAACAAGGGATTGCCTTCCGTCTCAGCGTAGAGTTGATTGATCATAGCGGGTTCAAGTGGGTGACCCAGGACATGTTCAGCTAGGGAGGTCGTCTCGGTAGTATCAAGTGGCCCGAGTGCGATTTCTGTGACCATGCCGTCTCGCTGCAATGTTCCCAGAAATGCTTCCAGGGGATGGCCGGGCATGATTTCCTCGGCGCGTACCGTGCTCATGAGGAGCAATCGCGCACTCTTGTCGAAGCGCAA
Encoded here:
- a CDS encoding AAA family ATPase; this encodes MPTLHIHLLGDFLLLSEDTPVLTINSPKLQSLLAYLVLHRNAPQDRSHLAFLMWPDSTEERAHSSLRKLLHQLRQALPDIDSFLDADRQSLYWRPAEGANWTLDVQDFEQQLAQAEQRKDMTLMRHALEHAVSLYRGDLLPSCYDEWILPERDRLRQLFFSAAERLLALLEEERDYDAAIQVAQQLLRLDSLHEATYRQLMRLHALRGDRAAALRVYHTCAQVLERELGTEPGQVTRALYESLLESENSLRVPTGSLASRGTEAPLLGRKSEWRQIQEVWRKAARGHPHVVILSGEAGIGKTRLAEEMVAWVSRQGMTAASARCYPAIGQLAYAPVTTWLQTNEIQSGLPALDPAWLTEIARLVPEILATRPKLARPAAMTEGWQRRHFFEALARAVLNARQPLLLLLDDLQWCDNETLEWLHYLLRFDKSARLLLMSTVRAEEIMPGHPLEAFLGTLQRDGMVTEIALGPLDTTETTSLAEHVLGHPLEPAMINQLYAETEGNPLFVVEMARAGTLEQNEKEQSSARSSLALLSQAASTLPPTVQSVLAARLAQLSPLAREIANVAAVIGRAFTFDVLVKASGESEDAVVHGLDELWQRHIVREQGGSMDQAYDFSHDKLRKQAYDALSPAHRRLLHRRVAEALEAVFEEEVDGVSGQVAFHYEQAGLPERAIPYYRRAGEYSMGIYANAEALAAFERATALLEAGTIGNSWRKKYWETAAWIYKSMGEIFAITGRQEEARQAYAHAMNWIPAHEYIWQARLLRRIAVAWKLASDNPLDTFNDNARQIFQEAERVLDQAEDKSSSEWLNEWIDLQIDQLLPLRGSVDEMTAIIEKAQDIVEKHGTAEQRGRFFQAVIARDSRRNRYMGSEQSLAYRRQGLATVLETGNKDLIGFGHFVLANGLLFSEQLEEAEEQMRMAMKLAEEIGSTPLLVRCLTFLAIILRRRGKVEEVRQVVARSLAMPEARNSAIIQGHQAWLAWRDGNLTGAEACGKTSLENRQGRQPTNSFQWVAIWPLAGVATTRGNFTEAIDYVRMLLDSTQQPPSEELRTLLESALKAWDAGQEAEAQEILQQAAPLAEQMGYL